The DNA window CACCCGCCAGGCCACTGCGGCATCCGCCGTGGATGCCGGAGACACCGCCCGCATGGATCGACTGCGCCAGTTGCAGGATGTCTTCAGTGGCGGGGCCACTGGCCTCGGCGCATCCATCAACGACATGATGAACGCGCTCTCCAACGTGGTGAACAGTCCTACCGACCTCACCGCACGCAGCGTAGCCCTCACGCGCATGGATGAAATGGCCGCACGCATGCGCGATGCATCGCAGCGCCTGGACGAAATCAGCTACACCGTGGCCGAGCAGCTCAAGGGCAGCATGGTCACCGTCAATAGCCTGGCCAAAAGTATTGCAGGCATCAACGAACAAATTGCCCGCGCCAAGGGCAGCGGCCAGCCCCCCAATGACCTGCTCGACCAGCGGGACCAATTGATCCGCGAGCTCAACCAGCACATTCAGACCTCCCAGGTTGAGGCCGACGATGGCAGCATCAGCATTTTTGTGGCCGGCAGCCAGCCGTTGGTGCTCGGCAACCAGGCGGCCACGCTGTCGATCGACGACCCCGCCGACTTTGGTGCCGGCAGCGGAAAAAAAGTTTTGAATTTTCGCGCCCCAGGCTCCAGCACCAAGGTGGAGCTGAACGAAAGCATGCTCGGCGGCGGCGAGGTCGCGGGGTTGCTGCGCTTTCAAAACAACGACCTGGCCGAGGGCCGCAACCTGCTGGGACGCATGGCGGTTGCCATCAGCGAATCCATGAACACACAAAACCGCCTGGGCCTGACCTTGGACGGTACCCCCGGCGAAAATTTGTTCGCACCGATCAGCCTGAGCGACGCCGCACGCAGCAGCTTCAACACCTCGGCCGCCACCATGGGGCTGACGGTGACGGACCCTGCGTTGCTACAGGCTTCCAACTACACCATCAACTTCTCGGCGGCTGACGCTGGCTCCATCACGCGCAGCTCGGACGGCAAAGTCTTCAGTTTCAACGCTTCTGGGGCGCCTCCGGTCACGTTGGCAGATGTCTTTTCTGCACAGGGGCTGGGCGTCACGCTCTCCGGTGTACCCAACGCCGGTGACAGGTTCATGATCACATCACTGCAAGGAGGCGCGGCGCTGCTCCAAGCATTGCAGTATTCACCGGTCGATCTGGCAGCCGCCAACCCGATCAATGCCGCCATGGGCCCCACCAACTCGGGCACCCTGCAGATGGTCAACCTCAAGGCGCTGACCAATCCGCCGGGCACCACAGCCCCGGTGACCATCACCTTCACAGGGGCCAACACCTACACCCGCTCGGACACTGGTCCCACCAGCTATACCTATGTCTCGGGTCAGCCCATTACCTACGACAACGCCACGCCGCCCACGGGCTGGTCACTCACTGTCAATGGCGCACCCAAAGCGGGCGACACCATCACCGTGGACAACGCCCTGAATCCTGCCTATGGCGATTGGTACAAGCGTGATGCGGGCAATGCCAGCGCACTGATGGGTTTGCGCGATGTGCCGATGTTCGACGGCGCCACGCTGTCCGACGGTTTTGCCAGCGCCATGGCACAGATTGGCACACGCACACAAAGTGCGCAATTCGCAGCAGCGCTGTCTTCCTCCATCGCTGCCAACCTGGAGCGCGACCGCACGGCCATCTCTGGCGTCAACCTCGACGAGGAGGCCGCGCGCCTGATCCAGTACCAGCAGGCCTATCAGGCCTCGGCCAAAATGATCCAGATCGCGCAAAATATCTTCGACACCCTGATACAGGGCCTGGGCCGCTAAGGCGGTTGAAAGGAGTTCGCCATGAGCAACAATCTCTATCGGCTGGGCACGGCAAACCAGTACGACATGGCACTGCGCAACATCGGCCAGCGCCAGACGTCCTTGTCCAACCTGCAGGAAAACCTGACCTCTGGCAAGCGCGTGGTGCGTGCCAGCGACGACCCGGTGGCGGCAGCGCAGGCCGAGCGCGCACAAACCCGCATCAGCCGCAACACCACCGATTTGCGCGCCCTGGACATGCAGCGCAATACCATGGCCCTGGCGGAATCCACCCTGGGCGAAGCCGGTGATGCCATGCAGGCATTCCGGGCACTGGTGGTCAGCGCGGGCAATGGAACGCATACCCAGACCGAACGCGACGCCATCGCTCAACAGCTTGTGAGCCTGCGCGACCAGATTCTGGGCTACGCCAACCGCAACGATGCCAACGGCCTTCCGCTGTTCCAGGCCCTGGGCAGCGCGCAGACGCCCTTCAACGGAACCACTCCCGCATTCAACTTCGCCGGTCTGCCGGGACAAAATGCCAGTAGCAACACCCAGATTGCCAAAGTGCTCGACGGAGAAGCCGCCTGGATGAGCGTCCCCACCGGCAATGGTGTTTTCCAGGTCGCGCTGAATGCCGGCAACACTGGCAAGGCGTGGGCCGAGGTGGGGCAGGTCACCAACCCGTCTGCGCTGACGGGACAGGATTACAGCATCACGTTCTCGGTGGTGGGTGGCGTGACAACCTACGACGTTGTGAACACCACGACCGCGACGCCCGTGCTCTCGGGCCAACCCTACACCTCG is part of the Simplicispira sp. 125 genome and encodes:
- the flgK gene encoding flagellar hook-associated protein FlgK gives rise to the protein MSLLNVGSRALLANQTALQTAGHNIANVSTPGYSRQTVVLQTVQGQFTGGGYIGQGVDVQTILRNHSELLTRQATAASAVDAGDTARMDRLRQLQDVFSGGATGLGASINDMMNALSNVVNSPTDLTARSVALTRMDEMAARMRDASQRLDEISYTVAEQLKGSMVTVNSLAKSIAGINEQIARAKGSGQPPNDLLDQRDQLIRELNQHIQTSQVEADDGSISIFVAGSQPLVLGNQAATLSIDDPADFGAGSGKKVLNFRAPGSSTKVELNESMLGGGEVAGLLRFQNNDLAEGRNLLGRMAVAISESMNTQNRLGLTLDGTPGENLFAPISLSDAARSSFNTSAATMGLTVTDPALLQASNYTINFSAADAGSITRSSDGKVFSFNASGAPPVTLADVFSAQGLGVTLSGVPNAGDRFMITSLQGGAALLQALQYSPVDLAAANPINAAMGPTNSGTLQMVNLKALTNPPGTTAPVTITFTGANTYTRSDTGPTSYTYVSGQPITYDNATPPTGWSLTVNGAPKAGDTITVDNALNPAYGDWYKRDAGNASALMGLRDVPMFDGATLSDGFASAMAQIGTRTQSAQFAAALSSSIAANLERDRTAISGVNLDEEAARLIQYQQAYQASAKMIQIAQNIFDTLIQGLGR
- the flgL gene encoding flagellar hook-associated protein FlgL — its product is MSNNLYRLGTANQYDMALRNIGQRQTSLSNLQENLTSGKRVVRASDDPVAAAQAERAQTRISRNTTDLRALDMQRNTMALAESTLGEAGDAMQAFRALVVSAGNGTHTQTERDAIAQQLVSLRDQILGYANRNDANGLPLFQALGSAQTPFNGTTPAFNFAGLPGQNASSNTQIAKVLDGEAAWMSVPTGNGVFQVALNAGNTGKAWAEVGQVTNPSALTGQDYSITFSVVGGVTTYDVVNTTTATPVLSGQPYTSPSTIAFDGMSLKMTGVPNNGDSFDISPSEQSNVFQVLENVIGTIRNGGNLDGSTDFGGLTHGITRGLTEIDSAMNRLQASRGLAGDLLNRADRIEGDLDTRAVQLEADRSRAEDLDMIKGLSDFQNQQVGYEAALKSYSMVQKLSLFNFIS